From Toxorhynchites rutilus septentrionalis strain SRP chromosome 2, ASM2978413v1, whole genome shotgun sequence, a single genomic window includes:
- the LOC129768556 gene encoding nuclear inhibitor of protein phosphatase 1, whose protein sequence is MSNHYDIPSWAGKPPTGLHLDVMKDDKLIQKFMIDEKKCYLFGRNPQMNDFCIDHASCSRVHAAFVYHKHLNIAYLVDLGSTHGTYIGSVRLEAHKPTQLLINSSFHFGASTRHYMLRERPTVGSRSNIMEDIPMMDTSDGTYLGLPESQTELDNLTEYNTAHNRRISMLAITDETSTFKKNMKNKRKRKGVQFNEDEIVINPEDIDPSIGRFRNLIQSTVVPVAAKRTKLDINTMGLSTSSSSKSMQHPHNLVPSLYHGIDDQSVDCRNNAAGGHGFSFDMDTTPSGLTTKLGIILPNPAPDVNPITASTAMLPPPVYNSVAPKTVKIVDKQEASDEPKKKKYAKEQWPGRKPLGLGGF, encoded by the exons ATGTCCAATCACTACGATATTCCTTCATG GGCTGGTAAACCACCTACCGGTCTGCATTTGGATGTAATGAAAGATGACAAgttaattcaaaaattcatgattgaCGAGAAGAAATGCTACCTGTTCGGACGCAATCCTCAGatgaatgatttctgtattgatcaCGCGTCTTGCTCCCGTGTGCATGCTGCATTTGTTTATCACAAACATCTAAACATAGCTTATCTGGTAGACTTGGGATCAACACATGGTACCTATATTGGATCGGTACGATTGGAAGCCCATAAGCCGACACAACTACTGATAAATTCCTCGTTTCACTTTGGAGCCTCCACAAGGCATTACATGCTGAGAGAACGACCGACGGTTGGCTCTAGGTCCAATATAATGGAGGATATCCCCATGATGGACACTAGCGATGGAACATATTTGGGATTACCCGAGAGCCAGACGGAACTTGAT AATTTAACGGAGTATAATACCGCTCACAATCGGCGCATTTCGATGCTGGCAATTACTGATGAGACCAGTACGTTTAAAAAG AACATGAAAAACAAGCGCAAACGTAAAGGGGTTCAATTCAACGAGGATGAAATCGTCATCAACCCTGAAGACATCGATCCAAGCATAGGACGTTTCCGGAATCTTATTCAATCCACTGTCGTTCCGGTTGCTGCTAAACGGACGAAACTTGATATCAATACCATgg GTCTCTCAACATCATCCTCAAGCAAATCGATGCAGCATCCGCATAATTTAGTACCCAGTTTGTACCACGGAATCGATGACCAGTCTGTCGACTGTCGGAATAACGCTGCTGGTGGTCATGGATTCAGCTTTGATATGGACACTACTCCAAGTGGGCTAACTACAAAATTGGGCATTATTTTGCCAAATCCTGCACCGGATGTTAATCCTATCACAGCTAGCACTGCTATGTTGCCACCACCGGTTTACAACAGTGTTGCTCCTAAGACTG TAAAAATTGTCGACAAACAAGAGGCATCAGATGAACCTAAAAAGAAGAAATACGCCAAGGAACAATGGCCTGGCAGAAAGCCACTTGGTTTGGGTGGGTTCTAA